DNA sequence from the Methylomonas albis genome:
TGGAAGCTTTCAATAGATAAATAATAATTTTAGTTGGGATTTAAAAAATGATTCAGATGCAAACTAGCCTTGACGTCGCCGACAACAGTGGCGCAAAAAAGGTCATGTGTATCAAGGTCCTTGGAGGTTCACACCGCCGCTATGCAGGCATAGGTGATATCATCAAGGTAAGCGTCAAGGACGCTATGCCGCGTACTAGAGTAAAAAAGGGCGATGTATATAATGCATTGGTCGTCAGGACCCGTAAAGGGGTTCGGAGGGCTGATGGTTCAGTTATTCGTTTTGACGGAAATGCGGCCGTAATTTTAAATAACCAACTACAACCAATTGGTACTCGTATCTTTGGGCCGGTTACTCGTGAATTGAGAGGCGATAAGTTCATGAAAATTATCTCTCTAGCGCCAGAAGTATTATAGATAGAGGTCCAAAGATGCAAAAGATTAAGCAAGGCGATGAAGTCATCGTAATAGTCGGAAAAGATAAGGGTAAGTTAGGCAAAGTTAGTAAAGTACTTGAAGATCACAAGTTGTTAGTCGAAGGCATTAACTTAGTAAAGAAACATCAAAAAGGTAATCCAAATATGGGTGTTTCCGGTGGTATTGTTGATAAAAACATGCCAATTGACATCTCGAATGTGGCTTTATTTAACCCAAAAATTAAAAAAGGCGACAAAGTTGGTTTTAGAACTCTGGATGATGGTAAAAAAGTCAGATATTTTAAATCCACTAACGAAAACGTCGGTCTCTAAGGTAATAAGGCTATGGCTAGACTACAAAGTAAATATAAATCTGAAGTTGTCCCTGCGATGCAGGAGCAGTTTGGTTATAAAACAATCATGCAAGTGCCAAAGCTCACCAAGATAACCCTTAATATGGGCGTTGGTGGGGCTGTTGCGGACAAGAAGGTCTTGCAATCTGCTGTTTCTGATATGGAAAAAATATCGGGACAAAAAGCAGTTGTTACCTTGGCAAGAAAATCTATTGCCGGATTTAAAATTCGTGATGACATGCCGATTGGCTGTAAAGTTACCCTGCGTAGCGATAAAATGTACGAATTTCTAGATAGATTGATTACGATTTCAATACCTCGAATTCGGGATTTCAGAGGCATGAGCTCTAAAAGCTTTGATGGTCGTGGTAACTATTCAATGGGAATAAAAGAACAAATTATTTTCCCTGAAATAGATTACGATAAAATTGATGCGCTCCGTGGTATGGATATTTGTATTACAACAACTGCTAAGACTGACGAAGAAGGCTTGGCGTTGTTGAAATTATTCAATTTTCCATTTAAAAACTAAGGCGTATCGACATGGCAAAAAAATCAATGATTGCGCGCGAAGTGAAGCGTGAAGGTCTGATTAAAAAATATCAGGCAAAAAGAAACCAATTGAAGGAAGTAATTAGATCTCCAAATACCTCTTTTGAAGAAAAAGAGAATGCTCAAATTCAACTTCAAAAATTGCCCAGAGACTCTAGTCAGTCCAGATTACGTAATAGATGTAAGCTGACTGGTCGTCCGCATGGATATTACAGAAAATTTGGTCTTAGCAGAAATAA
Encoded proteins:
- the rplN gene encoding 50S ribosomal protein L14 produces the protein MIQMQTSLDVADNSGAKKVMCIKVLGGSHRRYAGIGDIIKVSVKDAMPRTRVKKGDVYNALVVRTRKGVRRADGSVIRFDGNAAVILNNQLQPIGTRIFGPVTRELRGDKFMKIISLAPEVL
- the rplX gene encoding 50S ribosomal protein L24 — its product is MQKIKQGDEVIVIVGKDKGKLGKVSKVLEDHKLLVEGINLVKKHQKGNPNMGVSGGIVDKNMPIDISNVALFNPKIKKGDKVGFRTLDDGKKVRYFKSTNENVGL
- the rplE gene encoding 50S ribosomal protein L5; protein product: MARLQSKYKSEVVPAMQEQFGYKTIMQVPKLTKITLNMGVGGAVADKKVLQSAVSDMEKISGQKAVVTLARKSIAGFKIRDDMPIGCKVTLRSDKMYEFLDRLITISIPRIRDFRGMSSKSFDGRGNYSMGIKEQIIFPEIDYDKIDALRGMDICITTTAKTDEEGLALLKLFNFPFKN
- the rpsN gene encoding 30S ribosomal protein S14; this encodes MAKKSMIAREVKREGLIKKYQAKRNQLKEVIRSPNTSFEEKENAQIQLQKLPRDSSQSRLRNRCKLTGRPHGYYRKFGLSRNKLREATMRGDVPGLSKASW